taagACCTCATTTCTCAGAGCATATAGAGCATATATATTGTTAAGACCTTTTTCTGCTGTTGGGGCACTGCATTGttactgctttttgtttgtaagtttattttggagCATGTTTAATGAATGGGATTGGctatttatgatttaaaaatattcgGTGCTGTCAAATTCAAGCtgcttttaaagggaaagttcaccccaaaatcaaaaatacatttttttttctctacagctgatatcccCAACACTCttcaactcacaccaaaacaatctagattaataaatagcactacaggttagaagaaaaatgtgtttttggttgattttgggttgaactgtccctttcagGCATTGTCACTATTTGTAAATGGGCCAATGTGTAAAAAGGATTTCATCTGTAATATATCAAGTTTGGTAGAAGCTAACTGACTTCACACAGTTGACACTTGTATAAACCCGACTGTATaaactcacagacacacacgaggATGTCCATTCCAAGtcacatgtcaaaatctgaaaTTATAACCTGCCCCAGTTTAGCACAGTAGGGGTACTGTTGCCAAACGTGTTGCATAGCGACAGAGTAACACAACccacctttgtgtgtgtgtgtgtcgagcTGGCTGCAGCAGTATCAGGAACATGCAGgcaggggaaaagaaaaaaacaagggacTCGAGTCGTTTCAGGAGAGAGAAGTAAGTGCTCTGATGACTGTCGAGagctttctctctgtctctcatacACGTGCAgtatttgttttgcagcagtgTTGTGCATGATGTCACTTGGTTGGACGTAAGGAACTGACGGTAACTAATATTCATCATCCTTCAATTTTCTTCACCAGCATGACATTTTGGCCGAGGAGCCACCCAGTCATGTTTCCACATCTCCACACAGACCACTGgagcaaaatgaaaacaatggtgaggtcaaaaaaacaaactgctgatgTATTACACTCTTGATTCATtcataacaaataataaataaaatagtattCTTGTGATACTATGCAGTTATTCCCACTTAGGTTCCGGTTTATTTTGCATCAGTTCCAGCTGCTTTGTTGAAGGACAGAGGTTTGTGTAAATTACCTTATTTtccagattaaataaaaatggaaagtcCAGAAGGGGACTTTGCACAATACAGAGAGTGGAGAGTTCTGTACATATTTTATGAAGGAAAATGTGTCTCATTTGGCTTTATTTCACGCCCTGTTGTATGCATCAAATGCAGGTGCTCTGAATCAGACCCCCAGCAGCAGcctgtttcctcctctgacTCTGAATAAAACTGCAATTGATGATCCTGTTCCCTCCCTAGCATACAGTAAGTCCCACTTCAACAacagctgtttaaccctttgaaacctgatcaacatcagttttcttgtgcagtgctcatacacctttcacaagttattTGACCCCTTTAAGAACTCaccaaattagtttgatttcttctgaaaacatggggaaaaaatgcaatgaccgacttggcaagaaagtcccacaaattgcaagacattttacatacattttttttttttaaaagaggggaggattattagacaataatacaaaaaatatggataataatttcagatttaaaattatgttatagaaaaataaataaaaacagacattttgtttttatttttagtttttctagatcattttcttgtttgtttttgacttttctttttcaacttttttgagCTCATTTTAGGCAATGACATGTTAAGTCGGATGCCTCATCCCCCCTGTGTCTTTgaagtaaataataaacagcatttgctcaggtttcttttttttttttttttttatctccctGCTGTTTCACtttcatatgttttttcttcagatgtGCGTCAACACACACCAAAGACCTCACCTGAAAACATGCCCCAGTTCAGGAACGAGTTCAATGACCGTGCCAGGAGGGGCTTCTGTTACTGGGTCATCGAAAAGAAGGCCTCAGCATGTAAGCACTGATCCAAATGTCACCTATACAAGAAGTATCAGCTTGGCGTGAcatttgcatgcacatgcacaattCCTTTAAATCTCCTTAATCATTCATCCTGCTGTTTATACTCTCAACTGTGCACACCTTCACAGTTTTGAGGCATATAATGAAAGATGACCAAGTAGCTTTTACTGTCTTTGGTGCACCTTTGCAACAAAGactgactttttatttcattcttttacttatttgtaTAACACAGACATCCTACTCTGCaggcatttcattttatgttggTATATTTTATTAAAGTGGATTGAGTGCACATATAATCAGCATAAGGATTGTAAACACTTCTAAATGTCTATTACAAGGACAATTTTAAAGAAGTAAAACTAAATGTGTATTGTATTTTTAGAGTCACGAATGTCTCTTTACATTATGGTAGGTTTTCACAGGTCAGAAGACTGATGCCTCTTCATTCCTTTCTTTTGCAGGTAAAGGATACAGCTTTGGTGCCTACAAGACCTCTCTGGGATTaccaaaagtctaaaaaaatgttcctgtgTAATATTATTGTAACCTTCTGTTATAGTTAGTTTAAATCACTAAAAACCATATGATTTCACTCAGTggatataatatataattaaacaCCTATCTCCTTTCCAGTGCCTGTTCACAAGATTTTAAGACACCAGTTCTGCCTGCTGAAGAGTAATTTGCCTTTCAGTGGAAATGCTGTTAATCTGAAGTATAACACTTGGAAATCAAAAAATTGTCATGACTGAAATAATATGCGTAATGTGTAAAATACCTTACCTGAGAGAGATTTgctgaataaataaactgattaaaaaaagaagctatatcaacataaaatagtgcaGTTTTTAGAAAGGGTAAGATGACCACTATTTTAATGCACTTTGTAGATATCTAGTAAGGAAGTTTAAATGGAGCCTACTGAGTCAAGGCTGTAGCCAGGGAGTCAACATTAGGAGTAACAGCTGCTAAGGGGTCGGGGGTCtccctctaaaaaaaaatcaaatttgaaaACTCTTTTCTTATTATTCATCATGAACAAGTACAGATCATACAAATATGAAATCAATGAAAGCTACTACTGTCTACATAAATTACACATGCACTGACTCTTAAATGATTGGCACTTCACTCAGACTTCATCTGACAAATAAAGCCTAATAAAGACATGAAGGAAATGTTGGCATCACTTTGACTAACCACATACAGAATCTGTAGTACACCGTAAAAAAgtgaatgaacaaataaataaataaatgaatttatttatttatttatttcaaaccaaaaattaaaacaaacaataaacaaacaaaggtACAGTGTGCAAAAAGGAGCAGGTAGAAGTAAAACTTAAACATCCCTAcccctttctcacttttttcttttaattcatatattatttcaacaaattccCAAATGTATTTACAACTAGTGTACAAGCAACCAGTCTACTTACCACCCaattaaatatatgaataaataaacaactatCCCAGGTTTATTTTACAATCCAAATATTCCCCAGTGTTACAGAATAAATAGAACACCTCTAACAAACCCTTCCCTCAATCATATACCTGCcataaatatcttttttgtatagttttaaaaaaataattgatttaagTTCATGCTTAaatcaaccacacacacacaaaacattttctgaatgttgcctggaagtgaatatttttttgctcTAAACATGattattgcagttttaaatttgaaagtagttataataatgaaatttgttgtgtttatttaagaTTTCAATTGCATTTACTCAGACAGCGGTGCATGGTTGCCTGTgctggttttggtttttgtatttACTGGGGGGAATGTGCCCCTCCCCACCCACCCACTATATATTTATTCActatttaaaagcctttttctttcttgaggTTGAATGTATGCAAAGCGCTGAACAAATTGCTAGTAATACATATGCTTTGTCTTGTCTATGATGTCCTTATCCTAATGTGCTGAACACCTAAACGAACAAACTTCAtaattaatccttttttttttttttggtgcttgtCCCaatcatatactgtacataaataaatcattacaCAGTTTATGGTCCCAAGATAGTAAGACAAATCCATAGACTGTATGCTCAAATCTCGTTGGCACAAGCAATCTCGCGAGATGGTACCTTTCATACGTCCATGCGTCCATGGCGGCCAAACGGTCCGTAGCAGAACTTTAACACCATCTAGCGGTTAATTTATACACAAACTTTTAATTCAATCCAATATGTCAATAAGAAGTTGtgatactttgtttttgttcagaaaCTTTGTCAGCAAGAAATCGTGTACGTTAGCGAGTGGCGGATAAAGTGACATCTTTGTCCGACGTCCTGCGCAGTCCCGGCGGTTTCCACCGTGCCGAGCCTGAGAGGGAAACTTACCGGTAACAACTTTTCAACATTACCTCGTAAAACACACACTTAGGTAGCAACGTAGCTAACACACTATATGTGTGTTAACGAAGTGTTgaattaaaagaaacacaacagtgaCATTTGAAGGCCTCTTCGTAGCCACAGTTTCAGTCGGTGAAAATTGTTAGCTAACAGTTAATTGGCTAAATGGAAGGTGTTAGCTAACTCATTTACCAAACTAGCCAGGTGTTTAATAatttacagctaaaaaaacccaaaccaccCAAATACTGTTAACTGTTAAAATGTGTATGTTAGCTAGCTGTGCTACAAAAACCTAGTGGTCGTGAAGTTTTGcaccatttttatttcattttttccccctgtaaTTTTACTGCAATTAAAATGTACTGTGTGCGATTTTTGAACTCagaaaatcatatatatatatacttgattgtacacttttttttaaccagttaaAGAATTGCTATTTTGAGAATAAAACTTCATTCGTTTTGTTTGAAGTCATGGTATTACAAACTGGCACAGTGGGTGGACCATGCACCTTTAACGTTGGTTTGTAGCTCACCAGTAAAACCAGAGAAGAAGACTGTGTTTTTTCAAGGTTTCTTAGCTCAGTACTAGTACCTCGGGCCACAGAGTACCTTTGCCAGTGCATTATTGAGGGTTACCTACAGTGCTACTCAATACAGTACTCAAATTGCATTTTGATTTTGCACTTTGTTTGGGCTAGGTCTGAACCTACTTACTAAGTTCATCAGGAGATGGGCATAATCTCTTATTGTAGGAAAAGtgaatactgtattttttcaatgtgattATTTGAAGTGAtgctttcatgttttcacatttttgcccaCATGTACTGGGCTGTGACTCAGACAGATCTGTTCAATCCTTTTCTAACTGTGAATTGTACTCTAAATCTCAGACATGGACAGCGGCAGAAAGAAGGTGGTGTTTAAGTGGATCCGAACAGCAGTAAGCACAAGCACACCATCTCCATGGAATATGTCACCGAATGAAGATTCAACAACTCTGCCCCTCAGCAACTCTCCAGGACCTGAAGGCCTTGGAGCACTGAGTCTGGATACCCCTAAGAGAAAAGCGCTGGTGCTTGATGAAAGCACGCCCTCTTCAGGCAAACTAAAACTAAGGAAGCTTTCCAGGAAAAATTTTGAGCAATTCAAAACGTCAGAGgtaaatatttactgtaaatcttCTTCTGCCTGTCTTTTCATGGTCCAAATATAatctaaatgtttgtttttcattaaagttAGAGTCTcaaatgtgctattttatgcattaTGTTTAGTTTGTGTCAAGAAATCACTGATAATTTGTCTGTTTGCACTTTAACCATCAGGAGAAACCTTTGGACAGCTCACCCAGGCAGCTTGAATTCACAGCGAGCCAGCAAGTATCATCACCTTCACCTCACtcttttgccttgaaaaaaaaagagaggacaCCCGAAGAGGGGTCGAAGGCTATCTACAGACGGGCTCTGATTGCAGCCATTGGCAGCACAGGAATAACCGGCAGCCCCACAGATATTCCGAGGACCAGACTGTCTCTGCCATCTGTGTCTTCACCAGGGAAGACTGAAACAGCCAGTCCAGTGTCGCTTGACAGAATGGTCACAAACATAAAGTGTTCCTCAATCGAAGCGGGGAATATATCCGAGGACAGCGGCACTTTACAGGAAGAACACTGGGAACATGGCACAGTCCATCAAGACCAGTGGTGCTCTCTTCAGACGTTTGAGGACATTGAAGACCACAGTGATGACTCTCAGCTAAGAACAGACGGAAGAGTAAGTTAACTTCCACTTGGAAATCTTGCTTTTCTTGTAGttttgtttgattatatgtaatTTCAGAAGCTTTAGTTGCATGTATTCTGATAATTTGCTTGTGTgcaattaaatgtttgtttatttagttgttttctattagaaaataacaacaaaagaaaccaTAATGTTTGCATAGAAGGCAGTAAATTGATGTCCTTAAAGAATTGTGACTGCGGCTGCAAGGtatgcaaaaaagtcatattttgattgttatttttaaagaatattggGATTGTTATATATGCCACATTTATAATAGGGAAAGTAATTGTTCCatttttcaatgtaaaatgataatgataattatgtgatttttgctgGGGTCTGTATCAAACAAGAACTTTCCCTTATGTCTGTAATATGATTTGTAGGCCATGCCATCGACGTAGCACCACAGTGCTTCATTTATATAGGTTTGTTGTgatacatttataaaataaaatgaagctCCTGCAGTTTGGATATCTGGGCCATATTGCAGTTTCGATAATATTCTATTAATTTCTGCAGCCCTAGctgcaaaataaagataatccctactatataatataatacaattccatatactttattgtccctgtagggaaatttgtcttggactcagaTGCTGCGCAGTCACAACTATACAAACCACATATGAACAAAGCAGCACTAGCTGTACCAAACCACCCAATAAATTGCACATAATCCTTATTacacatgcaaaatattgcaaatacatggcacataacacatattgcacacatcctgctgtaaaaacattatGGAACTGTTGCACAGTCCCTGCAGGCTCAAACAGCATTGAATCAATCATCAAGCCATTAAGGATTAAATGTTAAttggagttgtttttgtttttcagagtgtTGTGCTAAAAGGACAAGATTCGCCTAAGAACTTTGTTGCTCTGGACTTTATTGAAACAACCTCTCAAGAAAATGGACAGGAAGCCAGGGACTGTGACTTGTCTCTCCCTGACCTGGAGTATATCCCAGAGTCTCCGTGTTGTTTCATGACCCCTCACAGAGGCTCTTTTGACAGCCAACACTGGGAAAGTCCTTTAGTGAATAAAGAGGCTACTACTCCCTCTGTTACCTTCTCATCGCCTACTAAAACCACTGGACCCGTCCAGGAAGCTGCTGAGAACTTGGAGATGCCTTTCTCATCACCACAGAggacagtttttgtttcagtCAAGCAGCCCCACTCATCAAACACAGCCCCTTCAAAGGGTTCCAAGGTTGAGACTGAGAGTTTCCACTCCCCCAACATTAAGACCTATTTATCGGATCCCTTTTCTCTGCCACTTCGCTCAAAAAGAGGAGTATTGGACACTCACTTGAACCCGAGGGCCCCACGCAGGCGGTCAGACGCTGGCTCTTCCATGCGTCGCCTCCCCTCCAACTTAACTCACAGTGGCACTCCTAAAAGGAGATTATCCCTGGGGGCAGAGCCTATGTGGAGCAGTTATCCCAAACATGACAGTGATGTTGGATTCATAGACTCGCACTGCCACATAGACATGCTCTATGGAAAGCTCGGCTTCTGCGGGACATTCAACAGCTTTCGAAGGCAGTACAGAAGCAGCTTTCCTCCAGAGTTTAGAGGCTGTATCACCAACTTCTGCAACCCGAGGATCATGGTGAAGGAGGCCTTGTGGGAAGGTCTGCTGGCTGAAGACATGGTATGGGGGGCGTTTGGGTGCCACCCCCACTTTGCCAAAGACTACTCAAGTGTCCATGAACGCGATATACTGATGGCCATGCGGCATCCTAAAGCTGTGGCATTTGGTGAGATGGGCCTGGACTACTCCCACAAGAACTCCACAGACACCCACAGGCAAAAAGAGGTACAGTGCTGGTCGATATTGTCTGCgacaaataaaactctgagggtACGGGGCACCCAacagctcacctggtagagcaggctgTGTTCTTGCTGCGGTGGCCTCAGGTTTGATTCCACACCTGctttcctttgctgcatgtcatcccctctctctccccctttcacgcttaagctATCCTTTGTACAGTAAAGGCAAAAAGCTCcataaataatcttaaaaactTTCAGGCTTTGGATAAGGTACTTGAGGTGCTTGAAGTACTTGAATTTGACACTTAGAAATTTAAGTCTTGGAATGCTTTgaaaatgggacatttttaaacttggtacttgaaaaagtacttataATTAAGGAGAACAGAATGACGAATTATTTTATCCTGTCAGTTGGTAAACACCAGTAAATACTTGGCATCAGGATGTTCTGCGCGCCTGAAAAACACTCACCAGAGTAGCGTCAGCCATTAGCAGCAGTTTCAAGCTTTAATTTGGCTGTAAATAAGCAGCAGTTGATTTTCAGCCCTGGAAGCATGTATTGCTCCATTTACAAATTTTCACAACAGTCTTGCAACAGATTGTTGTGAAGATATCAATTTCAtcctcgaaaaaaaaaaatcagtgcttgaaaaagtacaTTAAAGTTTGTACGAACTCTGGAGTCCAgcacatgtttattttaaactagATAGGCCTTTGTTCTTGTGAAATGTTCATAAAATATTGTTTAGAATGGGATGATACTGTTGCAAAATACTAATGAATGCTGTGATCCACATTTTGCGTTTGTGCTTTAAGGTGTTCGAGCGTCAGCTGCGTTTGGCTGTGGCCATGCAGAAGCCTCTGGTGATCCACTGTCGGGACGCAGATGATGACCTGCTGGCAATCATGAAGAAGTGTGTCCCAAGAGATTACAAAAtccacaggtgtgtgtgaggggaaTAACATCCGACTGattattctcattttacatCAAAAATATCCTGCCTTTTTAGCAGcatgaaaaaatgttggaaagttATTAACTCTCTTCTGTAAGATTTATTATATCTAAGATATCAAAACCTGTTTGATACAATTGATAGTTGGCGTTTTTCTGCAATAGTCATTCAATGTGTTTAGATTTATTATTTCTCTTTAGTAGTAGTTGAAGAGTCCATCTTTCCTGCACTGGATTTGAATTGAATTGGATTGTGAATGGTACCCAACCCTATCGATCAGAAAtcttcaaaaaagtcatttttgtctatggattagtttatttgtttctcaTTCTGGCCAAATAATCTAATCTTTAAATCATGAGTTCTGTGATTTTATGGGACCTTCAAAGTGTAGACTGcatttaatctgtgaattttctTTCTTGATTACTACATTTTCCAGGCACTGCTTCACCAGCAGTTATCCAGTCATTGAGCCTTTCCTGACAGAGTTCCCCAACTTGTACGTGGGTTTCACAGCCCTCATCACCTACCAAAGGGCCACCGAGGCCAGAGACGCTATCTGCCAGATCCCACTGGATCGCATCGTGTTGGAGACAGATGCACCATATTTCCTGCCAAGACGGGTACGTTTAAATTGAGACCTAGGAAACCAAAATACTGCTCTGATCTCATTAATGATGGTCAGGCTTTTTCCCCCAGCTCCTGATTGTGTTGACAGTTAAAAATGACTAGAAATTACACATTGAACCAgctaaatgtgttttgtgatggCAGCTGGTAGATACACGTGATAAATGTGTCTCGCTCTTAACAGGTGAAGAAAGACGTCTGCAAGTTTTCACATCCTGGAATGGGCATCCACACGCTGCGAGAGCTGAGCCTTCTGACGGGGAAGGACATGGCCACGGTCCTCAGCACCGTCCGAAACAACACCCTTCAGCTCTACGGCGTATGATCTTCAGAGACGGTGGgtaaaaagtagaaagaaaaaaagaggagacagaGTCGGTGTTTGTGGAGCTGGTTTTTCGCTTAAATATCTCATATGTTTTTTTCGTTTTAGATTTCTCAGTCGTAGTAGAGATGCAGGAAAATGGAGGAGCAGTTTCTTTTTATCTGAAAGactcaaacaaataaaaggcaaaaaagcaatGACTGTGTGATAGAAATACGGTATATTATTGT
This DNA window, taken from Plectropomus leopardus isolate mb chromosome 2, YSFRI_Pleo_2.0, whole genome shotgun sequence, encodes the following:
- the tatdn2 gene encoding putative deoxyribonuclease TATDN2, with protein sequence MDSGRKKVVFKWIRTAVSTSTPSPWNMSPNEDSTTLPLSNSPGPEGLGALSLDTPKRKALVLDESTPSSGKLKLRKLSRKNFEQFKTSEEKPLDSSPRQLEFTASQQVSSPSPHSFALKKKERTPEEGSKAIYRRALIAAIGSTGITGSPTDIPRTRLSLPSVSSPGKTETASPVSLDRMVTNIKCSSIEAGNISEDSGTLQEEHWEHGTVHQDQWCSLQTFEDIEDHSDDSQLRTDGRSVVLKGQDSPKNFVALDFIETTSQENGQEARDCDLSLPDLEYIPESPCCFMTPHRGSFDSQHWESPLVNKEATTPSVTFSSPTKTTGPVQEAAENLEMPFSSPQRTVFVSVKQPHSSNTAPSKGSKVETESFHSPNIKTYLSDPFSLPLRSKRGVLDTHLNPRAPRRRSDAGSSMRRLPSNLTHSGTPKRRLSLGAEPMWSSYPKHDSDVGFIDSHCHIDMLYGKLGFCGTFNSFRRQYRSSFPPEFRGCITNFCNPRIMVKEALWEGLLAEDMVWGAFGCHPHFAKDYSSVHERDILMAMRHPKAVAFGEMGLDYSHKNSTDTHRQKEVFERQLRLAVAMQKPLVIHCRDADDDLLAIMKKCVPRDYKIHRHCFTSSYPVIEPFLTEFPNLYVGFTALITYQRATEARDAICQIPLDRIVLETDAPYFLPRRVKKDVCKFSHPGMGIHTLRELSLLTGKDMATVLSTVRNNTLQLYGV